From the Coffea eugenioides isolate CCC68of chromosome 1, Ceug_1.0, whole genome shotgun sequence genome, the window CTTTGACATATCTTTGTTAACGATAGTCTCCAAAATGGAACGATCTAACGCCTGAAACAGATAGTTCTTAGCTTTGAGATCCTACAACTTCTGCTCttcacaaattttcttttgtgcCTCAGTTAAAGTCACACCCTCTGCTGCTGCAGAAACTCCATTTTTTGCCACATTCCAGTACTTCTTTGATCGAAGAAAATTTTCCATAAGCATCGCCTAATGATCGTAGTGACCATCGAACCTCGGCACTACTGGTTGAATAAAGGCACCCTCTGTTGCCATTTTCGTTGCCGAAACTCCCTTTGAAGATTGCTGCTTCTACCTACCGAGCCTCTTGCGAGGCTTTGATACCGGATGATAAGGTTAACAGTAAAGAGTATTTCAGAGAAAAGGAAGTATGGAAGGAATTCAGTGAAccattgaatgagaaatatttaGACTATAAATAGCCGTACAAAGCAAACAGAAACTACAATAAAAAAGGAGTATACTGCTAACAGTTTTCTAAACAGAAAGACCTATTTTAAAGCAAAGAATCCCAAATAAAATGGGATTTTATTTACTAGCTAATATTGACTAAATCTAACAATGCTGCAATTGCAACTATGAACACAGCTCCAAAGTTTAGGCGACTATCCCGCACTCCCACCACCTCCCTcatcccctctctctctctctcttttttacAATTGTTTAGGGTGGCTCTATATCTTTTTTGATAAGCAAAATCGATTACAATGAGGTGACTTCTTGTGTTTGCTTATTACCCATTTCAATTAAGCCACCACCGATACATTAAAAGTTTGATGGAGAGGGAGGCAAGGTTGCCTCTTATCAATTTGCCACATTAAAGTGGCTTAGCTTTAAAAAATTCAGGCGAATGAGTATTGCATCCGTCTGGTTCaatggtggttcagtcccctaCGGGTTACCCTTGAATCTCTTTAagtcctcctcctcctctttaGTGTAGGATCgtatcaataaaaaaaatttattacccATTTCAATTTTTCTCGTTAAGCAATTTGGATCGTCCTTTTATGGGAATTCATTCGTCTGTATCAGGCCTTTTCAAGTTCGTAGAATTCTTCAACCCAATGTCGCCATCAAGCCGGGAGCCCAATTCCTTTGAGGGCCCATGATGGGAAATCGGTTGGTACCTGGACCCAATTGCTTGTAAGAGCTTGATAAATGAATAGATGAAGCCCGATCTGAATGTTTTAAAATAATGATAAAGGCGCCCACGGccacattcttgcattttcaaaTAGAAGTTCTATTTGTAAATCAATGAGGCTTGAGTAGCTCGCCAacttgtctttctttttttaaaaataaaaaaaaaaatttctcagcCTTCAAGATTCAAATACTATATACATCAAAAGCAAGGATGTAAAAAATCTCAAGCAAAATACTCCATataaaattggaaatttgataCTAAATATATCAATTATCACATTCTGTTATTAGCATGGATACGAGTAACTCTATTAGGCAGCATATGAAGATGAATAGAGCACTCAAATAGTATGTAGGAGTGAAAGTTTTCATCATTCATTGAGGGAGTTATAAGCTAAAACCACAGTTGTATTAAGAAATTTGAGAGAAAACCTAAGCGATGGGCCCTCCAGCTTTCACTAGATCcatatctttgaaaaatcattcgAACACTCAAGTGGAGAAAGCAATCCAGTGGAGCCAGCTGCGAAAGCTTTAAAACGTTGGGCCCAAATCCGGGAAAACGACAGCAGGCCCTTTGGACTAATGGATAAAGGTGTAGCTTTATTTTCCCCCAGGATCATAATAATTTACCCTACTCCTGTACCAGCCTACGTTATTGAAGAGGCCGAAACTCAAATCAAAGAGACTTGTGTGGGAGTTGGGAGGCGAATCACGCAAttaattaactatttttttaaaagacAAAAGAGCAATGAAGCACTCAAGAAGGAGAAGACTTTCTTCCCCTTGCCCTCTTGACAGTACAGCAAAGCAAAAGTGCACCTTCTGCTTTGCTTTATTGTTGTCGCTGGTGGATGTGGATGCACATCAAAATTTCAGGACacctttttaaattttaagcaCTAATATTTTTCCAGTGCATTTTCTATAACTGGAACCTTATTGAAGGCTAAAAATCTTCACCATAATCTAGATTCAAATGTTCCCATTATAGGAAAGCATTAGCATTTATTCTGTCCCTTCGGGGACGTCCGATTAAATTGGAACATTGGCGTTTATTCTGGACATTACTCATTGGCATTTATTTCTAAGAGTCCTAATATGTAAAATCCACATAAATTAATAAACATacaaactttattaatttaaaagAGAAATTAATTGAtcgataaattaataatttatcaGTGTACTTATAATTCAAAGAAATACGCACCTTGGAACCATGCAATCAATCTTGTAGTTTCAGCTTGGACAAAGATATTCACGCAAAGACACTAGTGAATTGTTTTCAACACTGCAAAATTCGTTCTAATGGAAGAAATGGCttcaggaaacatataaatgaTCCCTTAGATGAAGAAGATATTGTTGATGAACTTAAAACGATAGTCAATGATTAGACTACCGTAAAAATAGATGTAAAAATATGATATGTAACTTTagtgaattattaatttatgatatgaatgggataaaaaaaaagatttttatttattttttagcaaGATTGTAGCTTTTATTGAGATGGGACATATAAGTTTGCATGCACAAGAGATAGAATATGTCAATAAGCACGTTAAACTAATTACGTAAGGAGCCTATATGGAACCATTAATGGGATTAAAAGATTATGtaagtctttttttttggtaaaaaaatattatcttattattttatcaaaatagtTCAAGCCGAAcagaaaataattattactgGATAaagattattaatttatgaagaTTTTTAAGTGTATTTACTAATCTCGTGGAGACTATAAACAGTGGAAAATACTTTTCTTCGCGAAAAGTTCCTCCCTCGGCCACCAATGTTGACCACGTGTGGTGTGGCCCTTAATCCTTCCTTGAGCTCCTCCGTTTGTCAAGTATTGGTAGGGCCATAGAATTTGCATTTGTCCGGAAGGACAAAACGTTACAGCACTTGAATACAATTTCTAAGCTATTTCTTTTGAATCTTTATACTATTTAATTCTGCACTGTTTTCTTCATGGTAACTACTAACATAGCTGATATTACTGTTCATGCGGAAGGATAATGTCAAAAGCGTGATCATTTCAGAAAACCAAAAATCTATCCGAAGTTTTAACATCTCAAATTTAGTTACAGGTTTTTTCTACTTAGAAGCGTCTGTGACAAATTGTTGAAAGTCTAACAACTAAAGGCGTCATCATCTTTTACTGAAAACTAAAAAATCATCTTTGTTTGTAGCACCAAGTTTTGCACCTTTGCGtggtgtttggattgcatttttctagattttttgtagaaaaattactgtagcgatttgatatatgtgaagtaaaaaggtgattggaaaatgtgttcatGGAAAACGTagtaatttttctttgaaaaatggCTGTCTAACGAGACATTTGCAATCCAAAATAATTCTCTAATGCTTCATATTCATATTTCTTTAcgtaataaaataaatattagAGTAGAGTGTCAAGAACTATTCTTGATATCACTGTCCTACATTTACTAGTGTTAcaactttctctctttttttttttttatttctttggttTTATGGTCGGGGATGACCTAAAAGTAATAAGTGATTTCCAATCAATGGGGGCACTGCACTGCTGCAGCAACTCAGTAATATTTTACCCTTCGCATGAATACAAACAGTCGAAACAGTTAGTAGAATCTTTTATCATCTTTTATAGCAGTAGTAAAATTACAGGGGGtgtcattttcttttcaaagcagtagtagtaaataaataaagacaGCCTCTGCAGCACCTGCGGGACTTATAGCTTTTGTTTGCTTTAATATTATAGAGATCCGTAATTATTCTGTTTCACATTTTCTGCCAAGATAAAGCAGAGAAATACAAACAGGAGTGCCTAGGAATGATAAGAACTCCCATGATTGGTCACCGTTTTTTGACTCCATCTCACTTGTTTTTATACCCCcttttctcctctctctcttcTGTCGCTTAAAGCATGCCATGTTCTATGACCTGCATGTAAAGTTGCTCTCTCTGTTTAGTGTTTACATGAACATGAACTTCCCCTTATTTCATCAAAATCTTCACTGCTAGCTTTTTTGCTGCTTTAATGAACACAAACTGAAGACATGACgtctactatttttttttttctttcctgtTGTTTTTCATGGCCTAACACCTTGAGATATACCTCTGAGGTTTTGAGGTTGCCTCATTAAActtcttttcttcaattctgTCAAAGACCAAGTGGCCAGCTAGCCAACACACCAGTATACAAGTACTGGTTGCTATGGCTCAACAGGTACATTTTTGTCTTTCCCTCattgttttggatttttatGCTTAATCAGGGGCCTAGCTAGCTATGTATGAAACAATCATCTGAAGTGGGATGCCATTAGATTCTTTTCTTATCAGTTATCTGCTGATGGGTCGATATTCTTTTCCATTCTTCAGTACATTGTCCTCGAAAAAGATTCTTAAACTCTTCTGACTGATAAGAAATTAATTGCAGGAAGAAGGATGGCCGCTGGGATTGCAGCCTCTGAATGTAAGAGTAGGGTTAGCTAGGAGCCGTAATTTTTCTGGATCAACATCATTCAATACCATACTGAGTGGTTCTCCTAGTTCCTCAACAAATTCTTCATCAGATTTGGACACAGAAGTAAGTGACTTAATTAAATTTGgagagtgaaaaaaaaaaaagaagaaaaagaaatcaccATTCAGTTATTCGGCTAGTAATTGTTGGGCGTTTCCTCTTCTTCACTGGCAAAAAAGTTGCAATGGCATGTGGTAGAGTgttcttctcttttcttgttcttttcaGGTTATTGCTGTCCGCCTGAATTCTGCATGTTGCTCTGCCTCCCTTCCCCCCCATGGCACTTGAATAGCTACCAAAATTGTTTTCTACTACTCACCCTGGGTTGCCATATTGTCTCTACTTTCTTCATGATTATACATAATTAACATCTGACTTTTCAATTGAAAGTAGCAACATGTTGGTCAAATATCCTATTATGGCTGCTCCAGAGCAATAATTACATAGGTTTACTCTGATTACTGTTCAAAGATATTACTATGTTACATTGAAATTTTACCACCTTCCAGTTAGCCTGCCTATCCTTTCAAGCTTTGTCCAACTGAGAACCTGAGTGCAGTTATACTAGCTTCTCCTTACACATATTGTCCTTAGCCTTTTAAATTCGTACTGGAGCATTTAAGTTGCTGACACCAGTAACATGTTCTTGCATCAAATTCTTGTGATGCTATTATGACTCAGCATTTAGGTCGCACACTAATTCACAACATTGCTGTCTTCTTGATGTGGTCATCAGCAAAAGTCTCACGCATTTGAAGTTGATAGGATTGCAGAGTTATGATCATTTATCGTTGTTGTTACCAGGGCTTCAAGGCCGTAATTAAGACAATACGCTTCGCTTTAAGGTGGTCTAGATGCGAAACAAGTGAGGGCCGAGGGTTGAGAATCTTTAAAATGCAGTTAACAATTCATCTTTACCCAGTTCGCCACTACAATGTAATAATCCACGTTTAGGACTGGATTTGAAAGAAATTAGAGCCCTATTTGGCATAATTCCCAGATTGTCTAATAGAGTGTTATGTTAAAATGCAAAGAACACCACTCTTGAAAGTGTGTTGAAAAGCTTGAGCAATTCCAATATTTCCCTGTTTCCAAGTCTAAACATTGGGCGAGCAAGAGAAAGGGTTGAAGTGTGAGAGTTGCATTGAAGCATTTGTCTCGAGAGGAAGAATGATCATTAGCTTATAATCCCTAGGCTAATCTGCTATTAAGAGTTAGATATTTCCTCCCAAGACAAGACACAATTAACTTGGTACATAGATGTCCTGTGAAATTCTAACACCAAAGTAGAAGTTCTACTAAAAACTACTCAAGCCTTTGATTCCACGTATCTTGAATTTGCTTTATATACTTCTCCTCTTGGAGAATCGAGGACCTTAGATAACTCCTGTGATGTAATTACAACGTCCCAGACGGGGAGTACTTAAATTGTGCTCAAGTTTCGCAACTGGTTTACTAGTAATGCTGCGGTTTCTGCAGTCAACAGGGTCATTCTTCCACGACAGAAGCACTACGCTTGGAAGCCTAATTGGCGTAGCAAGAATAGTGAATCTCTCAAGAAGATCTACCAGGGGAACCTCAAATCCAGAAGCCATCAATGGAGGCCACAAGAGCTATAGGACGAAAACATGGTGTTTCTCTCTGTGTCCAACGGATACTACGGATGCTGAGACTGTAGCAAGAAACACCCCATCACTCGGCCATTTTCTTGCGGTGGAGAGAAGGGCAGCTGCTAATGAACATCATAGAAGCAGCCATAGCTCAGTATTTTGTGGTCCTGATGAACTTGCCATGGCTCAGCCTGATCGGGAACCGAATACATTGTTTGTGAATGGCCAAATTGCCCCACCTCCTCATGAGTCAAGTTCAAGTCCATGGTCTGGTTCAGATGTTCACAGGAGAAACACCAGTGGTGGATTAGGACAGGGCAGCGGACAGGGGGTTCCGGTGCTGCTGTTTCCTTGCATGTGCGGGTGCGGGTAGGGTGGATGACAACATTTGGTACTTCAAAAGTTGGACTTCAAGAACATTTTACTTTCTCAGAttaaaatcatcaaattttgttGTTTAGGTTCTGTTTTCTAAATTGTTTTAGAATTTATTATTGTTATCCTTTAATGATAAGAAGGGATTTCATTTCCGTGGGCCCTTATAGGCTTTTATAAGATCGAATTTTATTCTCATAAATGATGGACTAAGGCTACCCGAGAGATTAAATCGATATTCTTATTTTGGTAATCTAATTATGGTATAAGGCTGTTGTTAACGCATGTCCATGATGAAAATTGAGGGTGTGTTTTGGTAATCTAAATCTAATTCAGATGTGTTTGGATTAAGAAGATTTGAAGTAAAATAACATAAATTTCAACCAtatttttatcttcccaatcatctttttatctcacatacattgcatcacaaaaagtgctacactaattatttcaaataaatcatccaaacaaactctTATCCAAATAAATTAGCTCCGTAAAGTTTGGCACTCATATCGGAAGGAACCGTGGTGAGTGAGTGTTGCGATATAGACATTTTTCTAGTGCAATTTTTGTTATAtattagaaaaaaagaaaagaaagaaagaaaagaaagcagtATCTGAGTGATTTCATTACCCACACGCAGATTTGGCAAAATTAAAAATTGGACCCTCACTTTTTCGAAATTACAATTTCCCGCCGCAAACCAACTTCCACTTAGTGAAAAGATAGCAACATTAATACCTGCCTAAATAACACTACTTAATcactttttattcttttccctgattctctttttcttttccccctttctCACGTTTATGTGTCCCTACGAGGGAAGGTAAATCTTGGAAGCAAATCATGCTTACTTTATTTGACGTAATCTAATCACATAGTGGTAGTGGTAGTGGCTGATCATCGAATCCTCATTGTCACTTTTTTTTACTGATAATTAACTCAGTATCACTTCTATATTCATATCAAGTATCCTATTTATTTAACTTATCACAGGTTGTTTATTTAACTTACTTTCTTCTATTTTCACATGATAAGTAGGATTGATACTAAAGAGTGACACAAAAGATTTCAACTGTAGCTgattgccatttttttttcctgtcaTCGTCACTTTATCTATATTATCTCCAACTCTATTCTAATATAGCTGCTAGATTGCCGGATTACCACCGTAAGTTTTCATACAAGAAGCCGAGGTTTGCGAGCAAAAGTGCGCTACGTCTTTACAGGTGACATATGCTTCCAATCGACAGCTGACCGACGTTGCTTCCAATCGTGTGGTTACCTCTAAGTAAATTCCAaactcaaaggaaaaaaaaaaaatgtaatccCTGTTTGCTTTGTCCTATGTCACAGCTCGCAGTCTTTAATAGGGAAAAAGAGTCCTCCTCTAATATGAATTCTCAAGAGTTTCGTTTATTGGTAAGGGGCAAGGGTAGCTCTCAAAAATGTGTTGATTGAATACGACCTCTGGTGCCTGCACTGGAGGGAAGATATTTCTCCAGGATTCAACCGTAAAAATAAATGATTACAAGTATTCGGTTCAATCAAGTTGTGGTTAATCATTTGATTAAGGACCTCGAGCCCTCCCTTATCATAATAACACGTAACTGCAGGTGATAATGAGACCACTACGTAAAAATCGGATGTCAAATTACTGGACATCATGACTtgcatcttttcttttttttattattattttgactTGGAACATATTTAAGTGGTCGTCCCaccaaaaataaatgaaataaagaaaaaagattgaCTCTAGTATTTCAGTCTCTAATAATACATACATTTGGCAAGATATATATTGTGGATAGATAATCTGCTGAACCCCGCAATGTGTCGAGTCCATTTGATAGCGATACGGTACGAGACAGTAGATGAAGAACTGACTAGCGATAAAAAGATGATGATGTAGTAGTTCAGAAGTTTGACCAAAGATATTTTTTGTCTATTCATGAAGGAAAAAAACTCCATGCCAATCATCCTTTTGATGGTCAAAAGGATGTTAAGAAAAAATTATCTCAAGGAGCTACTCAGTTAGCTAGTCAATCACTCAACTACGTACAAGTAAAAAAATAGAAGGCAATACCAAccccaacccaaaaaaaaaaaaaaaacaagaaggagattgcaattttatttttcgtggacTTCCCTTATGTAAAAGCAAATTGTACAAGTCGCCGGGTCACGGGGAGCGCCTCTTCCTTCCTTCTTGGATAACGTGATCGAAAGTCAACGACCTCTCAgcatcaagaattcaagattcaagaaaAGGAGCTTAAATTACACATCCCCACCATaaagttttttgaaaaaaaaacaaaaaaacaaaaaaaaggggatAGATCAAATTAGTCCAAGAGAGAGATGCGGTGATGGAACCTGTTGCTTTTGATCTTCGTTTT encodes:
- the LOC113779176 gene encoding uncharacterized protein At3g17950-like, with the protein product MAQQEEGWPLGLQPLNVRVGLARSRNFSGSTSFNTILSGSPSSSTNSSSDLDTESTGSFFHDRSTTLGSLIGVARIVNLSRRSTRGTSNPEAINGGHKSYRTKTWCFSLCPTDTTDAETVARNTPSLGHFLAVERRAAANEHHRSSHSSVFCGPDELAMAQPDREPNTLFVNGQIAPPPHESSSSPWSGSDVHRRNTSGGLGQGSGQGVPVLLFPCMCGCG